CTCGCGGAGGAGAGCCTCCCGCTCTGGCGCCGCGTCACTTGCCTGTACAACGGTCGCCTCGTCCTCAGCAGTGCCCAGTCGCGCTCTCACCGCGTGCGTCCACTCCGGCTCCTGCCACGTGGCTTGGGCACCTTGCGCTTTCAACGCAACACACTGCATCActccatcatcgccgccgcagacCACCTCCGCCCCGGCGTCAGcgatggccgccgtcgtgatACCACCGCAGAACGAGGAGCGCGCGGCGTGTATCCAGAGCGGCTTGCGCTTTTCACGCGAGGGGGGGGTCGGGGTCATTTGCACCTGGTACGGCGTCAAATCCCgcgcggcgatgctgccgtcCCGGCCACACGAAATCACTGTTGCATCGTTGAGACGCAGGAGGCaactgccaccgctgctgtggtCGTGAATGAGAAACAGAGGCCGTGACACCTTTACGTCACCCTCGCGTTGGCGGTCGAGCGTGTACACCTTGGAGTCGTGGTCTGCCGAGTGTACAAATAGGTTGAGCACTTCAGGGGTAGCGTAGCACACAAGTGCATCCGTGATTGGAAAGTCCAGTCTCCACCACTTGCGCACAAGCGTTTCGGCAGGGTGCGTCGTCATGGCGTCTCCGTCGTCCGGCGCCTCAATAAGGAAGGCGTCACCATTTTCGCACACGACAAGCAGATTCGTCTCCGACGGTACCCACCTTGCCAAGCAGATAGACGCAAGAAGAGTGGCGCGTACGATGCCGCGATCCTCCACGCTGTCACCAAGGCAGCTCAAAAACCGCACGGCGTCTCGACCACAGCATGCCAACGCGCCACACCCATCCGCCTCAAGAAAAATAGGAGTGCACTCCAAGCACTTGTGGGCCCACACATCTTTCCCGCCCATGCAGTCAAAGCAGACGACCGTGGCGTCCTCGAACAAGATCGCAATCTGAGAAGCGctaagcacacacacgtgcaccgcCGGCCCCCGCGCTCCACAAGAGGCGAAAACCCTCACAGCGTTCCTTTCGTAGAGGGCCACGCTGCCATCCCGCAACACCCACGCTACCAAGGCCCCGCCGTTTACAGAAAGGCACCTGAGTGTAGAGGCTTCCGTCCAGCCCTTcacgaggcgcagcgcagcacctccgcggcTAGTCGCCGTCGGCACTGTCACCGCGAGCAAGCCTCTCTGCGTGCTCAGCAACAGCTCGCCTCCGCTCGTCGCAGCGATGCGACTTGTGCAGGAAGGCAGGCAAccgagggagaggcagcgaCAGGTACCTTCAGTCAGGTCGACAGATAGCAAGGCCCCTGAGCACGTGAAGATAAAAGCAGTGCCGTCCAGCGCAAGCATCGCAACTGCGCCACCTGCCGCTGGGGCTTCGCAGACCTCGCGGGTTGTCTGGCTGTCGTGCGAGTACACATACACGGACCCCTCCTTCGTGGCGTAGCACACCATGTTTGGCCCTGAGGTGCACGCACTCTCTACGCGCGCCTCAACAAAAAGGCACTTCTGAAAGCTCTTGCCATCGTCCCCGTGCGAGTAGCCCACAATGCCGTCGCTTCTGCATATGGCGAAGCGCACAACCGCCTCCTCAAGACCGCCAGCGAGCAGCGACTTTGGCTCTCCGCTGTGGCGGAGAGGGACGCAGTCGGCGAAACTGTAACCGCCGCTCCGCGTGCTCCGGCGAAAAACTGTCACAGCAGTGTCAGGCACCGTTGCAAGAACAAAAAGCTCCGTCCCATCAGCAGAAAACACGATGTCTGCGACACTTACAGAGATTTCTGTTTCAGTGCATCCGAGGCTATGGAGAGAGGTGGCATCGAAGAAATGCAGCGCAACCCGCAGCCTCTTCTCCGTTACACACAGCACGCCGCAAGAGCTGATGGCGACTTTGTCAATCGGGTACTTCCCACTGGGAAACGGAAGCCAAAGGTGTTCACCGCCGTCCTCCACTACGACCACGCCATTGTCAGCCGGAAAAAAGAGGCGACTCTTATCCGCTGCAAACGAAGCGGACCCGCTGCAGCCAATTACTCGTGCAATGCTTTGTACCAtctctgtgcatgcgccCTGCTACAACGCAATACAAACAGTGAGGTCTCCTTTCGAACGACATATCCCCGAGCATAGAGTGAAAGCAATAGGAGAACAAAAAGCAGGGTATTAACAGTGCACAACGAACACGGAAGGCAGCAAACAAAGAGCTTTCCTCCGCCGCTCATCGCGGGAGCAGTTAGAACTGCGGGGTCGACGAGAAACTTCGTGCTCATATCCGAGTGGGTTGTGTGTGCAGCCGCTAGAACGAGAGAAATTAGCAGACACCTGTACAGCGCTGAGTTGCTGCGGGCAGACAACCCCCCTAGCGCCATTATCCGCCGCGCATGCAGCGAACAGGTTCTTTCATGTGTACGGTCGATTTTGCGCAATGCGTCGCCACGACAACTCATTCAGAGGTCTCGATTCACGCCATTCGAAGCACCACTATACAGATATATGGATATAAGACCAGAGAAAAGAAGCCAGAAATCAAACCGTCTGAGTCGCACCTGATGTATAACATCTGGATGCCACAGTAAGCCTCCACCTTTCCTTTCCTCACTCGTCCACATTTGCAACTCATCAGCCAATCTTTACATGCCAGACCTCATCACCACCAACACAGTTCCGTAAGAGAGATACGAGGGCCGTCGGCGCGTGAGGCAGTTCACAGGAGAAGCAAACGGTAAACAGTACAGGGCacagagaacaaaaaaaaaaaaagcttcGCACGTCGTCAGCAGTGAGATCGTGATGGCTGTACAACCCTGTAGCCCAGCATTCGCCAGAGGATGGTGTATGCGCCGAGCACATCGcgccaaaaagaaaaaacaaacaGCCCTCGTTGTCCCCCTGCACCGTCACGCAACACCAAGGCCGCACTGGATCGCGTGAATCCACTCCTCCATGTTCTCTAGCGACGCGGCTTCAAACCACATCGACTTGCCACTCGTCGTGTGAAGCGCGAAGACGTGCTCGCGCTTCGCCGTACTCACAGGGACCGGGCACACACTCTGAATGTGCTCCAGGCTCAGTGCCTTTCCCTCGGTGTCGGACTCCTTGTCAGACATAATGAAATGACCCTTCTGTACCTGAAGGTACCGCCTCTTCCATGAGTGGTTGTCGCCGCCCTTCAGCTTGTTCAGGTACCCGGAGAAAAAGACATCCTTGTTGATCTGACCGACAGGGGTGCTCTTGGGCACCTCGACAGACTCGCTAGACAGGATCTCCGTTACGTGCTCCATCAGTGCGTCCTTTACCTCGTTGTCAATTCGCGAATTCTTCTTCATAGTATGCATAAACACCTTCAGACCCTCCCGCACGTAGGGGAACCGGAAAATGTCCCGCACGctcggccgctgcgccgcatcacaGACAAGGATCTTGCGGACCACATCCCTAAAGTCGGCCGAGTACACCTCGGGGAGCGGCTCGTAGTCTCCACTAAGCACTTTGGCCATGAGACCCTTCATGTTGGTGGAGGTAAATGGCCGCTTCAGCGCCATGATTTCGTACAGTAGAACACCCAGTGACCACACGTCTGCCTTTTTGCTGTAGCGTTGGTTGTTCCAAAGCTCCGGCGCAAGGTAGTACGGTGTGCCACAAAAGGTGTTTGCCACGACTCCGGACACGGTGTCATCATACTGGTGACTGAACCCGAAGTCGCCAATCTTGATCAGCCCGGTTGAGGTAAGGAGTACATTGGCTCCCTTGATGTCACGATGCAACATCTTGTGGCCGTGGATGTGGTCTAACGCAAGACACAGCTgcagaaaaaggaaaagtgCCTCGTGCTCTTGGAAGTGCTTGAAGTCGGTCGCACGCGCCTTGATCTGGCGGTCAAGGTCACCCGAGTCGGCGAACTCCATTACAATGAGCAAATGCTCATTATCTTCCTTGTCCTCGATGTACTTGATGATGTTTGGATGGTGGCAGCTCGCAAGACACTTGATTTCGCTGTACGCGTACGTACGATCACGCGATGACATCTTCCCGAGGTCCATTGTTTTCGCAACGAAGATCGCCTTGTCGCTAACCCGCTCTACCAGCCAGGCCTCACCGTACGAGCCGGTACCAATGAGCTTCTTCTTCACGTACTTGACATCTCCAGTCGCACCTGGCGCACCGAGGACGGACGAGAAGGCGCTCATTTCGGTCACAAAATACAGGGAGCTGCCAAAGTGGTGTGGGTCACAATGATAAGCTGAAATCCTGCCACGTGGAAAGGCACGACAaagaagagagcggcagGAAGCAGTAGGCGGAGAAAGATTTCATTTTAGCTACAAGAAGCACTGCGGCTCAGCGTCCGTGTCAATTGACTTCAGCCGTGGAGCTACTAACTGGATGTGACCGGATGCCTTCATCCTTGCCCGTAAAAAAGCGCATCGGAAACGGACGAGCAGTGCCTTGAAAGAGGTGAGCCAGCGTCCCTAACGAGCCGTATTCTCAACAACAGCCACAGCACCATGCCCGACACCTGCCTGTGATGATAAAAAACATCTACTGCCGGTGGTGTGCGTGAGCAATGCTGCACACGAATGTGCCATAGAAGACTGCCTAAGTGTGGCAAACGCTAACTCATTATAGCGAGCTTTCTGCACGCAGAAGACcacatgcatacacgcaACTCGCACCAGTGAATTCTTTTTCAGCACGACCATGCAGAATCGATAAGcactcaccccccccccccactcacCCCTTCTTTCACGAAGGCACAAAAGGATCAGATCCCAGCGTCTGGCGGTCGCGTATGCATGCGGTTCAAGCCCTGCCGACGACAGAAGGTGAAAGACACTTTCGCTGAAAAGCGGTACAGCCATCGGGGAAACGTGAGAGTATCATGCATCACCCCGCATGCAATGTTTATCGATGATGCACTGTGACCGTATCGGCCATGCAGTCGTCACACTGGAAGTGACTCAGATTGTCCGCACGCAGCATGAAAGCATGCAGGACACCAACAACTGCCCTGCAGCGAGTTTTTGTTTCTGCACCCCACAATCCTCTTGGACACTCGTGCAAggtgaagggggggggaacacACAATACTTCATGCTGCGCACAAAAGCACATTTTGTAgttcttttcgttttcgtgtAACATACCTCGCTGTTTCGCGCCGCCAGTCACGTCGAGGCCCTTCGCAGGCAAGGCCGCAACCATGGGAGTGCTACAGggcgcccccccctcctcccccagcCCTTTCCGCGGCGCGCAcgagaggggggggtgacACACACCAGGGGGtttctctttcctccccCACCGGCAGCAACCGCAACGTTTCCGGTAAGACCTTGCGAGCTGAttatcgtttttttttcctctgcTTCTTGCCCCCTTCGCTTTTGCTGCTTCCCCGTGCACTTTTCTGAGATTCTACACTCACCCCAGCTTCCGTTTTCTACACCACGCACTGACGTAGGTATCGATGTGAAGAGACAGAGAACACAAGTGACGTGTGCGTCGACCTTGCCTCATTACCTGCCTCTTTCCCCTCCGTCCACACCATATGCAGCTTGTGCATCGTGCATGTTGCCAGGAACGTCACACAAGGCTTCA
This window of the Leishmania donovani BPK282A1 complete genome, chromosome 31 genome carries:
- a CDS encoding protein kinase, putative: MSAFSSVLGAPGATGDVKYVKKKLIGTGSYGEAWLVERVSDKAIFVAKTMDLGKMSSRDRTYAYSEIKCLASCHHPNIIKYIEDKEDNEHLLIVMEFADSGDLDRQIKARATDFKHFQEHEALFLFLQLCLALDHIHGHKMLHRDIKGANVLLTSTGLIKIGDFGFSHQYDDTVSGVVANTFCGTPYYLAPELWNNQRYSKKADVWSLGVLLYEIMALKRPFTSTNMKGLMAKVLSGDYEPLPEVYSADFRDVVRKILVCDAAQRPSVRDIFRFPYVREGLKVFMHTMKKNSRIDNEVKDALMEHVTEILSSESVEVPKSTPVGQINKDVFFSGYLNKLKGGDNHSWKRRYLQVQKGHFIMSDKESDTEGKALSLEHIQSVCPVPVSTAKREHVFALHTTSGKSMWFEAASLENMEEWIHAIQCGLGVA